Proteins encoded together in one Pseudomonadota bacterium window:
- the msrB gene encoding peptide-methionine (R)-S-oxide reductase MsrB, with product MAQDRSPKTDRDTLPLSRSEADWRRLLTPQQYRVLRARATEPAGSSPLNRERRTGTFHCAGCQRALFDAEAKFDSGTGWPSFRQALPGAVRTLEDRSQFLVLTEACCSHCGCHLGHLYADDPPGSGQSYRINGTSLAFRPR from the coding sequence ATGGCTCAAGACCGCAGCCCAAAGACGGACAGAGACACTCTCCCGCTCTCGCGCAGCGAGGCGGACTGGCGCCGGCTGCTGACGCCCCAGCAATATCGCGTGCTGCGCGCGCGCGCGACCGAGCCGGCGGGCTCGAGCCCGCTCAACCGCGAGCGCCGGACCGGCACCTTTCACTGCGCCGGCTGCCAGCGGGCGCTCTTTGACGCCGAGGCCAAGTTCGACAGCGGCACGGGCTGGCCAAGCTTTCGCCAGGCGCTGCCGGGCGCGGTGCGGACGCTCGAAGATCGATCGCAATTCCTGGTGCTGACCGAGGCGTGCTGCAGCCACTGCGGCTGCCATCTCGGCCATCTCTATGCCGATGATCCGCCCGGCAGCGGCCAGAGCTACCGGATCAACGGCACATCCCTCGCCTTCCGCCCGCGCTGA
- a CDS encoding ABC transporter substrate-binding protein, translated as MSILANLRRLSIAAGLGALALSASVTPALAQSNVLKVVPNADLRLLDPVQTVTLITRMHGTLIYEALFAWDSKFESKPMMAESYTVSPDGRSYRFTLRPGLKFHDGQPVTAADVVPSLKRWITRGQVGGELGKFVKDWQIHDQRSFTLTLNEPFGLTIFLLGGTTGTLPIVMRAKDAAVDAFTPITEAVGSGPFKFNRAEWVPGSRTVYDKNTDYVPRGEPTDGLAGARLVKVDRVEYVVIPDAATQVAALSRGEVDFLDQPRIDLMPQLAKNPQVVVDTLSPLDTYAHMRPNHLVPPFNNPKARLALAASVFQPDYLNATAGDQKLWRECRSYFICGGPEGTEAGAEDFKKPNPERAKQLLAEAGYKGEPVVLLSTTEIPTIYSLSQVAAAQLKAIGINVDLQLPDWGTTVARTQKKDPASQGGWNLFVTTAGGVYAQNPLLNSNIETSCEGKNNVGWPCDEQAEKLRGQWVRTADAAQRKVALEALHRRLWEVQPTVLLGQFNPPSAWRANLKGVLKMPINIFWNIEKGS; from the coding sequence ATGTCGATCTTAGCCAACCTCCGGCGTCTCTCGATCGCCGCCGGCTTGGGCGCGCTCGCGCTATCGGCGAGCGTGACCCCCGCCCTGGCGCAATCGAACGTGCTCAAGGTCGTGCCCAACGCCGACCTTCGCCTCCTCGATCCGGTGCAGACGGTGACGCTCATCACCCGCATGCACGGGACCCTCATCTACGAAGCGTTGTTCGCTTGGGACTCGAAGTTCGAATCGAAGCCGATGATGGCGGAGAGCTACACCGTCTCTCCCGACGGGCGCAGCTACCGCTTCACGCTCCGGCCCGGGCTCAAGTTCCATGACGGTCAGCCCGTCACCGCCGCCGATGTCGTGCCGTCGCTCAAACGCTGGATCACCCGCGGCCAAGTCGGCGGCGAGCTCGGCAAGTTCGTCAAGGATTGGCAGATCCACGATCAGCGGAGCTTCACGCTTACGCTCAACGAACCGTTCGGCCTCACCATCTTCCTGCTCGGCGGCACCACCGGCACCTTGCCGATCGTCATGCGCGCCAAGGATGCCGCGGTCGATGCCTTCACCCCGATCACCGAAGCCGTCGGCTCCGGCCCGTTCAAGTTCAACCGCGCCGAATGGGTGCCGGGCTCGCGCACCGTCTACGACAAGAACACCGACTACGTGCCCCGCGGCGAGCCGACCGACGGCCTCGCCGGCGCGCGTCTGGTCAAGGTCGACCGGGTCGAATACGTGGTCATCCCCGATGCCGCCACCCAGGTTGCGGCACTTTCCCGCGGCGAGGTCGACTTCCTCGACCAGCCGCGCATCGACTTGATGCCGCAGCTCGCCAAGAATCCGCAGGTCGTGGTGGACACCCTCTCTCCCCTCGACACCTACGCGCATATGCGGCCCAACCATCTGGTTCCGCCCTTCAACAATCCGAAGGCGCGGTTGGCGCTCGCCGCCAGCGTCTTTCAGCCCGACTACCTCAACGCCACCGCCGGCGACCAGAAGCTCTGGCGCGAATGCCGCTCCTATTTCATCTGCGGCGGTCCGGAGGGAACCGAGGCCGGCGCGGAAGACTTTAAGAAACCCAATCCCGAACGCGCCAAGCAGCTCTTGGCCGAAGCCGGCTACAAGGGCGAGCCGGTGGTCTTGCTCTCCACCACCGAGATCCCGACGATCTACTCGCTCTCCCAAGTCGCCGCTGCCCAGCTGAAGGCCATCGGCATCAATGTCGACCTGCAGCTCCCGGACTGGGGAACGACGGTCGCCCGCACCCAAAAGAAGGACCCCGCGTCCCAGGGCGGCTGGAACCTGTTCGTCACCACGGCGGGCGGCGTCTACGCGCAGAACCCGCTGTTGAACAGCAACATCGAAACCAGCTGCGAGGGCAAGAACAATGTCGGCTGGCCCTGCGATGAGCAGGCGGAGAAGCTGCGCGGCCAGTGGGTCCGCACCGCCGATGCCGCCCAGCGCAAGGTGGCGCTGGAGGCGCTCCATCGCCGTCTCTGGGAGGTGCAGCCGACGGTGCTCTTGGGCCAGTTCAATCCGCCTTCGGCCTGGCGCGCCAATCTGAAAGGTGTCCTGAAGATGCCGATCAACATCTTCTGGAACATCGAGAAAGGCTCCTGA
- a CDS encoding YcaQ family DNA glycosylase: protein MPRLRRTVPPHRETLSLTEARRVALAAQGFAETRPRSSPGRGPITQAIERLGLLQIDSVNVLVRSHYLPLFSRLGNYEVERLDRLAYGRRPRWLFEYWGHEASLIPVALQPLLRWRMERARQGLRSGDTAHFGRKRRAYIEAVLAEVEASGPLSASELTDGGRARGSWWGWSDGKRALEWLFWAGLVTTAARRGFERLYDLPERVLPPEIVRLPTPKPEEAQRRLIEIAARALGIASEPDLRDYFRLAPEDSKARVAELAEAGSLRPVQVKGWKETVYLHAEAKLPRRIEARALLSPFDSLVWRRPRAELLFDFHYRLALYTPAPKREHGYYVLPFLLGDRLVARVDLKAERKEGVLQVQAAHCEGHCEADWVAPPLLEELRLMADWLGLERVAVRPRGAVAEALAKLRPPASPARARPRPAP, encoded by the coding sequence ATGCCTCGCCTCCGCCGCACCGTTCCCCCCCATCGTGAGACCCTCTCGCTCACAGAGGCCAGGCGCGTGGCGCTGGCCGCCCAGGGCTTTGCCGAGACGAGGCCGCGCTCTTCGCCGGGCCGCGGTCCCATCACGCAAGCGATCGAGCGCTTGGGCCTCCTGCAGATCGATTCCGTCAACGTGCTGGTGCGATCCCACTACCTGCCGCTGTTTTCGCGGCTGGGAAACTACGAGGTCGAGCGGCTGGATCGTCTTGCCTATGGCCGGCGGCCCCGATGGCTGTTCGAATATTGGGGCCATGAGGCCTCGCTCATTCCGGTTGCCTTGCAACCCTTGCTGCGCTGGCGGATGGAGCGGGCGCGCCAGGGCTTGCGCAGCGGCGACACGGCGCATTTCGGGCGCAAGCGCCGCGCCTATATCGAAGCCGTTCTGGCCGAGGTGGAAGCAAGCGGGCCGTTGAGCGCCTCCGAGCTTACTGATGGCGGACGCGCGCGCGGCTCCTGGTGGGGCTGGAGCGACGGCAAGCGGGCGCTCGAATGGCTCTTTTGGGCGGGGCTGGTGACGACGGCGGCACGGCGCGGCTTCGAGCGCCTCTACGATCTGCCCGAGCGGGTGCTGCCGCCGGAGATCGTCCGCCTGCCGACCCCGAAGCCCGAGGAGGCCCAGCGCCGGCTCATCGAGATCGCCGCCCGGGCGCTGGGCATCGCCAGCGAGCCCGACCTTCGCGACTATTTCCGCTTGGCGCCCGAAGACAGCAAGGCGCGCGTGGCCGAACTGGCGGAGGCGGGAAGCCTGCGTCCGGTTCAGGTCAAGGGCTGGAAGGAGACCGTCTATCTCCATGCCGAGGCGAAGCTGCCGCGGCGCATCGAGGCCCGCGCGCTCCTCTCGCCCTTCGACTCGCTGGTCTGGCGCCGCCCCCGGGCCGAGCTTCTCTTCGACTTCCATTATCGCCTGGCGCTCTACACGCCCGCGCCCAAGCGCGAGCACGGCTACTATGTGCTGCCCTTTCTGCTGGGCGACCGGCTGGTGGCCAGGGTCGATCTCAAAGCCGAGCGCAAGGAGGGCGTGCTCCAGGTGCAGGCGGCCCATTGCGAGGGACATTGCGAGGCCGATTGGGTGGCGCCGCCGCTCCTGGAGGAGCTGCGCCTGATGGCCGATTGGCTCGGCCTCGAGCGGGTGGCAGTGAGGCCGCGCGGCGCCGTCGCCGAGGCGCTGGCGAAGCTTAGGCCTCCGGCTTCACCCGCGCGTGCAAGGCCGCGACCAGCGCCTTGA
- a CDS encoding ABC transporter permease, which produces MQARLFGKAAKMAIGGTIIAAAAALALLAPWIAPFDPYQQDLLARLKPPFWSVDSLPQHWLGTDNLGRDLLSRLIYGSRLSMTVGVAAAVLSCALGSVAGLLAGYRGGRLEQLVMRLADAHLAFPEILLAILIAAAIGGSAINLILVLGISGWMIYARVAFGLARTLKERAFIEAAVSYGASDWAILFRHLLPQMVPVLTVIATLQVAQMILQETALSFLGLGLPPPTATWGNMLAEGRDRLWVAPWIANLAGLAIIIVVWGVNMLGQGLREHLDPKSRGL; this is translated from the coding sequence ATGCAGGCGCGGTTGTTCGGCAAAGCGGCAAAAATGGCGATCGGCGGCACCATCATTGCGGCCGCGGCGGCGCTCGCTCTTCTGGCACCCTGGATCGCCCCCTTCGACCCATACCAGCAGGATCTGCTGGCGCGGCTCAAGCCGCCATTCTGGTCGGTTGACAGCCTGCCCCAGCATTGGCTCGGCACCGACAATCTCGGCCGCGACCTGCTCTCGCGCCTGATCTACGGCTCACGCCTGTCGATGACGGTCGGCGTCGCCGCCGCCGTCCTTTCCTGCGCGCTGGGCTCGGTGGCCGGGCTCCTCGCGGGCTATCGCGGCGGCCGGCTGGAACAGCTGGTGATGCGGCTCGCCGACGCGCACCTGGCTTTCCCGGAGATTCTGCTGGCCATCCTGATCGCAGCCGCGATCGGCGGCAGCGCCATCAACTTGATTCTCGTGCTGGGGATTTCCGGCTGGATGATCTACGCCCGCGTCGCCTTCGGGCTGGCGCGAACTCTGAAGGAGCGGGCCTTCATCGAAGCGGCGGTTTCCTATGGCGCTTCGGATTGGGCCATCCTGTTTCGCCACTTGCTGCCGCAGATGGTGCCGGTGCTGACCGTGATCGCCACGCTGCAAGTGGCGCAGATGATCTTGCAGGAGACCGCTCTCAGCTTCCTGGGTCTTGGATTGCCGCCGCCGACCGCGACCTGGGGCAATATGCTGGCCGAAGGCCGCGACCGGCTTTGGGTGGCGCCGTGGATCGCCAACCTCGCGGGTCTGGCGATCATCATCGTCGTCTGGGGCGTCAACATGCTGGGCCAGGGCCTGCGCGAGCATCTCGACCCGAAATCGCGCGGGCTCTAA
- a CDS encoding PAS domain-containing protein, giving the protein MLELDRMDETGPWHPKIAELYRYWQQIHPQSGLPGRQHMDPLEIPALLPNLWLLDVEPEPLRFRYRLVGTKLAQFFGYAIRGRYLGEATQPHFTQQHLVHYEGVVKNRTYHYRKGPPAFAVDRPHLRVERILLPLATDGLTVDVILALTVLTDGQGREM; this is encoded by the coding sequence ATGCTTGAGCTCGACAGGATGGACGAGACCGGTCCCTGGCATCCGAAGATCGCCGAGCTCTATCGCTATTGGCAGCAAATCCACCCGCAATCGGGCTTGCCCGGGCGCCAGCATATGGATCCCTTGGAAATCCCCGCGCTGCTGCCCAACCTCTGGCTGCTGGACGTCGAGCCCGAGCCCTTGCGCTTTCGCTACCGCCTGGTCGGCACCAAGCTCGCCCAGTTCTTCGGCTATGCGATCCGGGGGCGCTACCTGGGCGAGGCGACGCAGCCGCATTTCACCCAGCAGCATCTCGTCCACTACGAGGGTGTGGTCAAGAACCGCACCTATCACTATCGCAAAGGGCCGCCGGCCTTCGCCGTGGACCGTCCGCATCTTCGGGTCGAGCGCATCCTCCTGCCGCTGGCGACGGACGGCCTCACCGTCGACGTGATCCTGGCCTTGACCGTGCTCACCGACGGCCAGGGCCGCGAGATGTGA
- a CDS encoding class II aldolase/adducin family protein, with product MTRASSERQVRIELAACYRLVAHFGMDDLVYTHISARLPGKEEHFLINPYGMMFHEVCASDLVKIDLEGNLVGKNAYPVNKAGFVIHSAVHMARPDIMCVLHTHTRAGVAVSCTAEGLLPLNQFALQFYDRIAYHDYEGVALEEDERARLVADLGAKPVMILRNHGLLAAGRSIAEAFSLMYYLDQACRIQIDAKAMGGKIVLPPSAVRKKTAKQFQGMAEKPQSTSMGQREWPALLRLCEKLDPGYKD from the coding sequence ATGACCCGGGCATCGAGCGAGCGCCAGGTGCGTATCGAGCTCGCCGCCTGCTACCGGCTGGTGGCGCATTTCGGCATGGACGATCTGGTCTACACCCACATCTCGGCCCGGCTGCCGGGTAAAGAGGAGCACTTCCTCATCAATCCCTACGGCATGATGTTCCACGAGGTGTGCGCCTCCGATCTCGTCAAGATCGACCTCGAGGGCAATCTCGTCGGCAAGAACGCCTATCCGGTGAACAAGGCCGGATTCGTCATCCACAGCGCCGTGCACATGGCGCGGCCCGACATCATGTGCGTCCTGCACACCCATACCCGCGCCGGCGTGGCGGTCTCCTGCACGGCGGAGGGATTGCTGCCGCTCAATCAGTTTGCGCTCCAGTTCTACGACCGCATCGCCTATCATGACTACGAGGGCGTGGCGCTGGAAGAGGATGAGCGCGCCCGGCTCGTCGCCGATCTCGGCGCCAAGCCGGTGATGATCCTTCGCAACCACGGCCTGCTCGCCGCCGGGCGCAGCATCGCCGAGGCGTTCTCGCTCATGTACTACTTGGATCAGGCCTGCCGCATCCAGATCGACGCCAAGGCGATGGGCGGCAAGATCGTGCTGCCGCCCTCAGCGGTGCGCAAGAAGACCGCCAAGCAGTTCCAGGGCATGGCCGAGAAGCCGCAATCGACCAGCATGGGCCAGCGCGAATGGCCGGCCCTCCTCCGCCTCTGCGAAAAGCTGGATCCCGGCTACAAGGACTGA
- a CDS encoding DJ-1/PfpI family protein produces MAKAKRGGPKKVAVLLDHLANELGAIYTTYRLLEEGFQVEVLTPDGGPKLSGHSGMALDRFITVKGKIAEADPRDYAAVVCPGGFSADKLRAMPEVQNLLRTLDRDKRLIAHIGHGAWVPLSAGVLKGRKAVCPPQIKSDLENAGVLCVDAPVVADGHVLSGSEYGPFFKALVAALHARVKPEA; encoded by the coding sequence ATGGCGAAGGCGAAGCGCGGCGGCCCGAAAAAGGTCGCCGTGCTCCTGGATCACCTCGCCAACGAGCTGGGGGCGATCTACACCACCTACCGGCTCTTGGAAGAGGGCTTCCAGGTCGAAGTGCTGACCCCCGACGGCGGGCCGAAGCTCTCCGGGCATTCCGGCATGGCGCTCGACCGCTTCATCACGGTCAAGGGCAAGATCGCCGAGGCCGATCCCCGGGACTATGCGGCCGTGGTCTGCCCCGGCGGCTTTTCCGCCGACAAGCTGCGCGCCATGCCCGAGGTGCAGAACTTGCTGCGGACGCTCGACCGCGACAAGCGGCTCATCGCCCATATCGGCCACGGCGCCTGGGTCCCGCTCTCGGCCGGCGTGCTCAAGGGCCGCAAGGCGGTGTGCCCGCCGCAGATCAAGAGCGATCTCGAGAATGCCGGCGTCCTCTGCGTCGATGCGCCCGTGGTTGCGGATGGGCACGTGCTTTCGGGCAGCGAGTACGGGCCCTTCTTCAAGGCGCTGGTCGCGGCCTTGCACGCGCGGGTGAAGCCGGAGGCCTAA
- a CDS encoding EamA family transporter, with amino-acid sequence MVELWIPITVAGAFLQCTRTALQKGLASTLGTSAANFVRYAYGAPIAALALLILAQGYGMAVPMPGLAFWLYCLLAGLTQIWATSLLILAFTLRNFAVGTTFSKTETAQTALLATFVLGEPLSLGAWGAILLCLVGILVLAQRRIAGGWRGFIEGFSDRAALMGIGSGGLFGVTAVAIRGASLSLGAAPPLSRAALTLSVVTALQTALMGLYLAWREPTELRRAFTTWRQSSWVGIMSVGGSACWFLAFTLENAAYVRALGQVELVFTFLAARLFFHERSTAIEILGVLLVVASVIILVLLH; translated from the coding sequence ATGGTGGAGCTGTGGATACCGATCACGGTCGCCGGTGCCTTTCTGCAATGCACGCGCACCGCCTTGCAGAAGGGCCTGGCCTCCACGCTCGGCACCAGCGCTGCCAATTTCGTGCGCTATGCCTATGGCGCGCCGATCGCGGCCCTGGCGTTGCTCATTCTGGCGCAAGGCTACGGCATGGCGGTGCCGATGCCGGGCTTGGCCTTCTGGCTCTATTGCCTGCTCGCGGGGTTGACCCAGATCTGGGCGACCTCGCTTCTCATCCTCGCCTTCACGCTCAGGAACTTCGCCGTCGGCACCACCTTCTCCAAGACGGAGACGGCGCAGACCGCCCTCCTCGCGACCTTCGTCTTGGGCGAGCCCTTGAGCCTCGGCGCCTGGGGCGCCATTCTGCTTTGCCTCGTGGGCATACTGGTGTTGGCGCAGCGCCGCATCGCCGGCGGCTGGCGCGGCTTCATCGAGGGCTTCAGCGACAGAGCCGCCTTGATGGGCATCGGCTCGGGCGGTCTCTTCGGCGTGACCGCGGTCGCCATCCGCGGGGCCTCGCTCAGCCTCGGCGCGGCACCTCCCTTGTCCCGCGCCGCGCTTACCTTGTCGGTGGTGACCGCGCTGCAAACCGCGCTGATGGGGCTCTATCTCGCCTGGCGCGAGCCAACCGAGCTCAGGCGCGCCTTCACCACCTGGCGGCAGTCGTCCTGGGTCGGGATCATGAGTGTCGGCGGCTCGGCCTGCTGGTTTCTCGCCTTCACCCTCGAGAACGCCGCCTATGTCAGGGCTTTGGGCCAGGTCGAGCTGGTCTTCACCTTTCTCGCCGCGCGCTTGTTTTTCCACGAGCGCAGCACCGCGATTGAGATCCTGGGCGTGCTCCTGGTGGTGGCGAGCGTGATCATTCTCGTCTTGCTGCACTGA